The following are from one region of the Fundidesulfovibrio soli genome:
- a CDS encoding GGDEF domain-containing protein, with protein MSPHLKLSCILAAIMVCPSLAAMTLLEAGKGAPALALLALHAALGLALLPFLSRAILRFVVYRELEELSVFSARLRRGGLPEPFALPVEAEDEHMLIRLKRNLNWMLHLLEDRERRLLWRLEETDKMRRDMEDLSRRDPLTGLGNRRAFEDALARACPNTLPERHLLLIDCDKFKQVNDSHGHQAGDEVLLVLAGILQDSVREGVDQAFRLGGDEFAVMLGCRELKARDVAERIRMRFRDVNGRGCTLSMGLVPCPPPCRDTLPPGGVARNGCSASRFSQAVSLADMSVYRAKAKGGDVLCRPEECALQGADVP; from the coding sequence ATGAGCCCTCATCTGAAACTCTCCTGCATCCTGGCCGCGATCATGGTGTGCCCTTCCCTGGCGGCCATGACCCTGCTGGAGGCCGGCAAAGGCGCGCCAGCCCTGGCCCTGCTGGCCCTGCACGCCGCTCTGGGCCTGGCGCTGCTGCCCTTTCTCTCCCGCGCGATCCTGCGCTTCGTCGTCTACCGCGAGTTGGAGGAACTGAGCGTCTTCTCAGCCAGGCTCAGGCGAGGCGGCTTGCCCGAGCCGTTCGCCTTGCCCGTGGAAGCGGAGGACGAGCACATGCTCATCCGGCTCAAGCGGAACCTCAACTGGATGCTGCACCTGCTGGAGGACCGTGAGAGGCGACTGCTCTGGCGTCTGGAAGAGACCGACAAGATGCGCCGCGACATGGAGGACCTGAGCCGCCGCGACCCCCTGACCGGGCTCGGAAACCGCCGCGCCTTCGAGGACGCCCTGGCCCGCGCCTGCCCGAATACCCTCCCCGAGAGGCACCTGCTGCTCATCGACTGCGACAAGTTCAAGCAGGTCAACGACTCCCACGGCCACCAGGCCGGGGACGAGGTTCTTCTGGTGCTGGCCGGGATCCTTCAGGACAGCGTTCGCGAGGGCGTGGACCAGGCCTTCCGCCTGGGTGGGGACGAGTTCGCCGTAATGCTCGGCTGCCGGGAGCTCAAGGCCCGGGATGTGGCCGAGCGTATCCGCATGCGCTTCAGGGACGTGAACGGCCGGGGCTGCACCCTGTCCATGGGGCTGGTCCCCTGCCCTCCCCCCTGCCGGGATACGCTGCCTCCCGGCGGCGTGGCCCGCAACGGCTGCTCCGCTTCTCGGTTCAGCCAGGCCGTCAGCCTGGCGGACATGTCCGTCTACCGCGCCAAAGCCAAGGGTGGGGATGTGTTGTGCCGTCCGGAGGAATGCGCTCTCCAGGGGGCCGACGTCCCCTAG
- a CDS encoding thermonuclease family protein: MKNITRRSLPGLMALGLILAACAASAFDGTVQRVADGDTITVDGVHVRLFGIDAPELAQRGGQDARDYLRHLALGKRVDVREKDRDAYGRTVAVVLLPDGSELNTEMVRAGHAWVYRNYCRPCYGLRLAETAARLRGLGLWADPAPVPPWQWRKHHRRNN; this comes from the coding sequence ATGAAGAACATCACCAGACGTTCCCTGCCCGGCCTCATGGCCCTGGGCCTGATCCTCGCCGCCTGCGCCGCGTCGGCCTTCGACGGGACGGTCCAGCGCGTGGCCGACGGCGACACCATCACCGTGGATGGCGTGCATGTGCGCCTCTTCGGCATCGACGCGCCCGAACTCGCCCAGCGAGGCGGCCAGGACGCCAGGGATTACCTGCGCCACCTGGCCCTGGGCAAACGCGTGGACGTCCGCGAGAAGGACAGGGACGCCTACGGGCGCACCGTGGCCGTGGTCCTGCTGCCGGACGGCTCCGAACTCAACACGGAGATGGTGCGGGCCGGGCACGCCTGGGTGTACCGCAACTACTGCCGCCCCTGCTACGGGCTGCGCCTGGCCGAGACAGCGGCCAGGCTGCGCGGGCTGGGCCTCTGGGCCGACCCCGCGCCCGTGCCGCCCTGGCAGTGGCGCAAACATCACAGGAGAAACAATTGA
- a CDS encoding transglycosylase SLT domain-containing protein — protein sequence MTEHETLIENAASDWGLPPELVSAVVGVESGGNAWAFRYEPAYYARHVAKDASVRSKAPCSLDSERQALATSWGLMQVMGATARGLGFQGPFLSALTDPATGLEYGCRLLARLRDRLHGKHGWPGVAAAYNAGSARFGADGAFVNQSYVDKIARALGGKWPQ from the coding sequence ATGACCGAGCATGAGACGCTCATCGAGAACGCCGCCAGTGACTGGGGACTGCCCCCGGAGCTTGTGTCGGCGGTGGTTGGAGTGGAGTCGGGAGGCAACGCGTGGGCCTTCCGGTATGAACCCGCGTACTACGCGCGCCATGTGGCCAAGGACGCCTCCGTGCGCTCCAAGGCACCCTGCAGCCTGGACTCCGAACGCCAGGCCCTGGCCACCTCCTGGGGGCTGATGCAGGTCATGGGCGCCACAGCCAGGGGACTGGGTTTCCAGGGGCCGTTTCTCTCGGCCCTGACGGACCCGGCCACCGGGCTGGAATACGGTTGCAGGCTGCTGGCACGGCTGCGCGACCGGCTGCACGGCAAACACGGCTGGCCCGGAGTGGCGGCCGCCTACAACGCCGGATCGGCGCGCTTCGGCGCCGACGGCGCGTTCGTCAACCAGTCCTACGTGGACAAGATCGCCCGCGCCCTCGGCGGGAAGTGGCCCCAATGA
- a CDS encoding radical SAM protein gives MPKEGAANRTVYFRGQEPVLPDPGGRLPVALAYPGAVRAALSALGWQAVYRLAEQSPWLVMERFFLSAGKSVPRSQDTSSPLDAFPLAAFSLAFELDGAVLALALEASGIPPLASQRSGYPLLLGGGPLAFLNPAPLSPILDAWFVGEAEAGLIPVLERAAAMVLAGAPKADVLRELSGMPGMYVPGLSRTPVRRVVPPGGRVLADPACSSFVSNEAEFKDTLLLEVNRGCPHACRFCAAGYVYRPPRQARVEDLRDIVAQVRPKKVGLVGTALTDWPELPGFLRWLGAEKIKYTLSSVRADGVNEELLDILRNAGLRTLTLALEGPSERIRRMANKNLEPDVFLRAVELAAKRGVNHLKVYLIMGWPLESDEDYAELERFLAEVCRAGKVGSGKKGIGHMTLGVNPLVPKPWTPMQWAPMASEEVLEARQVWMASMVKPLRGVRLEGEKPFWARVQGLLARGGEELAPMTLLAAREGWRAAMKEYAANAADVLDRERGQDEPFPWECVDVGVSRQALWDEWLRYKEGRRSPKCPDEPCGRCEACSWQGP, from the coding sequence GTGCCGAAGGAGGGCGCGGCGAACCGCACCGTCTATTTCAGAGGCCAGGAGCCTGTGTTGCCGGACCCCGGCGGCAGGCTGCCGGTGGCCCTCGCCTACCCTGGCGCCGTGCGCGCGGCGTTGTCCGCACTGGGTTGGCAGGCCGTGTACCGTCTGGCCGAACAGAGCCCGTGGCTGGTCATGGAGCGTTTCTTCCTCTCCGCAGGGAAGAGCGTTCCTCGGTCGCAGGATACGTCCTCCCCTCTGGACGCCTTCCCGCTGGCCGCCTTCTCACTGGCTTTCGAACTGGACGGTGCGGTTCTCGCCCTGGCCCTCGAGGCCTCAGGCATCCCCCCGCTTGCGAGCCAGCGGTCCGGCTACCCCCTTCTCCTGGGTGGCGGGCCGCTGGCCTTTTTGAACCCCGCGCCGCTTTCCCCCATACTTGACGCCTGGTTCGTGGGCGAGGCCGAGGCCGGGCTGATCCCGGTTCTGGAGCGCGCCGCGGCGATGGTGCTGGCCGGGGCTCCCAAGGCCGACGTCCTGCGGGAACTGTCCGGGATGCCGGGCATGTATGTCCCAGGACTTTCGCGTACGCCCGTGCGACGCGTGGTGCCGCCGGGCGGGCGCGTGCTGGCCGACCCCGCCTGCTCCAGCTTCGTGAGCAACGAGGCCGAATTCAAGGACACCCTGCTCCTGGAGGTCAACCGGGGCTGCCCCCACGCCTGCCGCTTCTGCGCGGCAGGGTACGTGTATCGTCCGCCCAGGCAGGCCCGAGTGGAGGACCTGCGGGATATCGTGGCCCAGGTGCGCCCCAAGAAGGTCGGTCTGGTGGGCACCGCCCTCACGGACTGGCCCGAGCTGCCCGGCTTCCTGCGCTGGCTGGGGGCGGAGAAGATCAAGTACACGCTGTCCTCCGTGCGCGCCGACGGCGTGAACGAGGAGCTGCTGGATATTTTGCGAAACGCGGGCCTACGCACCCTCACACTGGCGCTGGAGGGACCGAGCGAGCGCATCCGCCGCATGGCCAACAAGAACCTGGAGCCGGACGTGTTCCTGCGCGCCGTGGAGCTGGCGGCCAAGCGCGGGGTGAACCACCTCAAGGTCTACCTCATCATGGGCTGGCCCCTGGAGTCGGACGAGGACTACGCCGAACTGGAGCGCTTCCTGGCCGAGGTCTGCCGGGCGGGCAAGGTGGGTTCCGGCAAGAAGGGCATCGGCCACATGACCCTGGGGGTCAATCCGCTGGTGCCCAAACCCTGGACCCCCATGCAGTGGGCTCCCATGGCCTCGGAAGAAGTGCTTGAGGCCCGACAGGTCTGGATGGCCTCCATGGTCAAGCCGCTGCGCGGCGTGCGCCTGGAGGGCGAGAAGCCGTTCTGGGCGCGCGTGCAGGGCCTGCTGGCCAGGGGAGGGGAGGAACTGGCCCCCATGACCCTCCTGGCCGCCCGGGAAGGTTGGCGTGCCGCGATGAAGGAGTACGCGGCCAACGCCGCCGACGTGCTGGACCGCGAGCGCGGCCAAGACGAGCCCTTCCCTTGGGAGTGCGTGGACGTGGGCGTGAGCCGCCAGGCGCTCTGGGACGAGTGGCTGCGATACAAGGAAGGCCGCCGCAGCCCCAAGTGCCCGGACGAGCCCTGCGGGCGCTGCGAAGCCTGCTCCTGGCAGGGGCCCTAG